A section of the Bryobacteraceae bacterium genome encodes:
- a CDS encoding nucleoside hydrolase, whose amino-acid sequence MKKQIALILLFAAAAAAAGPVPVIYDTDMGNDIDDALALAMLHALEARGEIRLRAVTVTKSNVWAARYVSAVNRFYGRGDLPVGLVRGGVTPDEGNYVRRALEQGGWPHDLEFPEAVGLLRRVLSEETDGSIVIVQVGFSTNLARLIDSPGGRELAARKVRLLVMMAGDFAGGGPEYNVKEDVPSARKLASEWPGPIVWSGFEVGRAIRFPARSIEHDFAWAGRHPVVDGYKLYMKFPYDRETWDLTAVLYAARPEDGYFTVSGPGWVRIDERGMTRFEPDPAGRHRYLRVNDIQCARVLEAMIWLASQPVRGTMRH is encoded by the coding sequence ATGAAAAAACAGATCGCCCTGATCTTGTTGTTTGCGGCGGCGGCCGCGGCCGCCGGGCCCGTGCCAGTCATCTATGACACCGACATGGGCAACGACATCGACGACGCGCTGGCGCTGGCGATGCTGCACGCGCTGGAGGCCCGCGGCGAGATCCGGCTGCGGGCGGTGACGGTGACCAAAAGCAACGTCTGGGCGGCGCGGTACGTGAGTGCGGTGAACCGCTTCTACGGGCGTGGCGACCTGCCGGTGGGGCTGGTGCGCGGCGGCGTAACGCCCGACGAAGGCAACTACGTGCGGCGCGCCCTGGAACAGGGCGGCTGGCCGCACGACCTGGAGTTTCCGGAAGCCGTTGGACTGCTACGGCGCGTGCTCTCGGAGGAAACGGATGGCAGCATCGTGATCGTTCAGGTGGGCTTCTCGACGAACCTGGCGCGGTTGATCGATTCGCCCGGAGGCCGGGAACTGGCCGCGCGAAAAGTGCGGCTGCTGGTGATGATGGCGGGAGACTTCGCCGGCGGCGGCCCCGAGTACAACGTCAAGGAAGACGTTCCCTCGGCGCGGAAGCTCGCCTCGGAGTGGCCCGGCCCAATCGTGTGGAGCGGCTTCGAGGTCGGCCGCGCCATCCGCTTTCCGGCGCGCTCGATCGAGCACGATTTTGCGTGGGCGGGCCGCCACCCGGTGGTCGATGGCTACAAGCTGTACATGAAATTCCCCTACGACCGCGAGACGTGGGACCTCACGGCGGTGCTCTACGCGGCACGGCCTGAGGATGGCTACTTCACCGTGTCCGGGCCCGGCTGGGTGCGGATCGACGAGCGCGGCATGACGCGCTTCGAGCCCGATCCGGCGGGCCGCCACCGCTACCTGAGGGTGAACGACATCCAGTGCGCCCGGGTGCTGGAGGCGATGATCTGGCTGGCTTCGCAACCGGTGCGGGGGACCATGCGACACTAG
- the putP gene encoding sodium:proline symporter, giving the protein MPPFAAFTVLDWLILAAYLAGIALLGVWIGRRVGRTEQYFLGARRFNRWVMIAQSFASGTHADMPVSLAGAVYARGFSAIWFQWKNMFATPFYWLLAPLYRRMRRTTIAEFFEDRYGARMGAAYMVFALAFLTINMASMLKGAAKVISQAAGGDIPVNAIVVAMTAAFLLYSFIGGQVATAWTELVQGFLIIVLSFLLIPLGWGLVGGMAGIRDALGPERLTLTAPEGIGPWFILMLTINGLIGITSQPHIMGMVATGRDEAACREGFLYGTFVKRFCTLGWALTGLVAAALLAKGVFGTTTLKDAEEAFGFACRHLLFPGGKGLLVACLLAANMAACSAYMVSAGALFTRNLYGRYLVRHGSDRHYLRVGRLSGLLITLLGVLYALFLIEKVLNTFLLTETLATYVGIAVLGGIFWRRANRWGALAGITAAMAANFGIYSWLGQRFDHWDPNVFLAALLVGTAAFVVVSLLTPAEPDAALDDFFRRLRTPSHLNPEQAATIEDVEREAARRGEQLLLTHLLHPLRGAAGEPFWRAYRIDLQGFAAGWVIALGMVALAWLIIR; this is encoded by the coding sequence ATGCCCCCGTTTGCCGCCTTCACCGTGCTGGACTGGCTGATTCTGGCCGCCTATCTGGCCGGCATTGCGCTGCTCGGCGTCTGGATCGGGCGGCGGGTGGGCCGCACCGAACAGTATTTCCTGGGGGCGCGCCGTTTCAACCGCTGGGTAATGATCGCCCAAAGCTTTGCTTCCGGAACGCACGCCGACATGCCGGTGTCGCTGGCCGGAGCCGTTTACGCCCGCGGCTTCAGCGCCATCTGGTTCCAGTGGAAAAACATGTTCGCCACGCCGTTCTACTGGCTGCTGGCGCCCCTGTACCGCCGCATGCGCCGCACCACCATCGCCGAGTTTTTCGAAGACCGCTACGGCGCACGGATGGGCGCGGCCTATATGGTGTTCGCGCTCGCCTTCCTCACCATCAACATGGCCAGCATGCTCAAAGGCGCGGCCAAGGTCATCAGCCAGGCGGCCGGGGGCGACATCCCGGTCAATGCCATCGTCGTGGCGATGACGGCGGCCTTCCTGCTCTACAGCTTCATTGGCGGGCAGGTGGCCACGGCGTGGACCGAGCTGGTGCAGGGATTCCTGATCATCGTCCTGTCCTTTCTGCTCATTCCACTTGGCTGGGGACTCGTGGGAGGCATGGCCGGCATTCGCGACGCGCTCGGCCCTGAACGGCTGACGCTCACCGCGCCGGAAGGCATCGGCCCGTGGTTCATCCTGATGCTGACGATCAACGGCCTCATTGGCATCACCAGCCAGCCGCACATCATGGGCATGGTCGCCACCGGACGGGACGAGGCCGCCTGCCGCGAAGGATTCCTGTACGGGACGTTCGTCAAGCGCTTCTGCACGCTGGGGTGGGCGCTCACCGGGCTGGTGGCTGCGGCGCTGCTTGCGAAAGGCGTCTTTGGCACAACCACGCTGAAGGACGCCGAGGAGGCCTTCGGCTTTGCCTGCCGGCATCTGCTCTTCCCCGGCGGCAAGGGCCTGCTGGTGGCCTGCCTGCTGGCCGCCAACATGGCGGCCTGCTCGGCTTACATGGTCAGCGCCGGCGCGCTGTTCACACGCAACCTCTACGGCCGCTACCTCGTGCGCCACGGCAGCGACCGGCACTACCTCCGGGTGGGACGCCTCAGCGGGCTCCTGATCACGCTGCTCGGCGTGCTCTATGCGCTGTTTCTCATCGAAAAGGTCCTGAACACGTTCCTGCTCACTGAGACGCTGGCCACCTATGTGGGCATCGCCGTCCTCGGCGGCATCTTCTGGCGCCGCGCCAACCGCTGGGGCGCGCTGGCCGGCATCACCGCGGCCATGGCCGCCAACTTCGGCATATACTCCTGGCTGGGCCAGCGCTTCGACCACTGGGACCCGAACGTCTTTCTGGCCGCGCTGCTCGTCGGCACGGCCGCCTTCGTCGTTGTCAGTCTCCTGACGCCCGCCGAGCCTGACGCCGCGCTCGATGACTTCTTCCGGCGCCTCCGCACGCCAAGTCACCTCAACCCGGAGCAGGCGGCAACGATCGAAGACGTGGAGCGCGAGGCCGCGCGCCGCGGCGAGCAGCTCCTGCTCACGCATCTGCTGCACCCGTTGCGCGGGGCTGCGGGCGAGCCGTTCTGGCGCGCCTACCGCATCGACCTTCAGGGCTTCGCCGCGGGATGGGTCATCGCGCTCGGCATGGTCGCGCTGGCATGGCTCATCATCCGGTGA
- the hrpB gene encoding ATP-dependent helicase HrpB, producing the protein MDGDSHSYSVYVERLPVDGILDEVLKTLRRAPCLVVEAPPGAGKTTRVPAAMLDAVAGQVLVLEPRRLAARLAAERVAQERGERAGETVGWQVRFQKVAGERTRLLYLTEGLLARRLLADPLLEGVGAVVLDEFHERHLEGDLALALLRRLQRTFRPDLRLVVMSATLDGGAVAAFLGGCPVLRSEGRLYPLEVRYTPHSAAPLEQLVREAVEGCQNETEGDILVFLPGAAEIRRCLETLSARTIAREADVLPLHGDLPPEQQDRAVRPSVRRRVVLATNIAESSVTIPGVRAVVDSGLARIPSDSPWSGLPRLELRRISRASAIQRAGRAARTGPGVAVRLYPQDDFLRRPEQDTPEILRRELSQVLLHLHAAGVRDPLEVEWMTPPPRESVAAAEELLRRLDALDPQGRLTDFGRRLARLPLHPRLAALVERGGAPAIRLAAELSSAHPAQTAQIERQLRGVASARPSAALEESVLRAFPDRVARRRRGRELQLSSGGSALLAADAGVEKEDFLVALETEERPERGLPVVRRAVGIEPELLVDVFPDRLREQRTLEWNREAGRVEEVWRLMYDALVVEESRRHEPDPDEAAALLSQKALEAGIERFADVEALEELRRRIRFAGLPEPDLAEVLRGLCRGLRSFDELRGAAGAGGLEAAMKASLGARAAELERLAPEWLRLPSGRRVRVRYPDGAPPYVASRLQDFFGMTETPRIGPQQTPLVVHLLAPNQRPVQVTQDLGGFWQRLYPQVRRELMRRYPKHSWPEL; encoded by the coding sequence TTGGACGGTGACAGCCATAGCTACAGTGTATATGTGGAACGGCTTCCGGTTGACGGGATCCTGGACGAAGTACTCAAAACGCTGCGGCGGGCGCCGTGCCTGGTGGTGGAGGCGCCGCCGGGAGCGGGCAAGACGACACGCGTGCCGGCGGCGATGCTGGATGCGGTCGCCGGCCAGGTGCTGGTGCTGGAGCCGCGGCGGCTGGCGGCGCGGCTGGCGGCCGAGCGGGTGGCGCAGGAGCGCGGCGAGCGAGCCGGCGAGACCGTCGGCTGGCAGGTGCGCTTTCAGAAAGTGGCCGGGGAGCGCACGCGGCTGCTGTACCTGACCGAAGGGTTGCTGGCCCGCCGACTGCTGGCGGACCCTCTGCTTGAGGGAGTCGGTGCGGTCGTGCTGGATGAGTTCCACGAGCGGCACCTGGAGGGCGACCTCGCGCTGGCGCTGCTCCGGCGGCTTCAGCGGACCTTCCGGCCGGACCTGCGGCTGGTGGTGATGTCGGCCACGCTCGATGGCGGCGCGGTGGCCGCTTTTCTTGGCGGCTGCCCGGTGCTGCGCAGCGAAGGGCGGCTATATCCGCTGGAGGTGCGCTACACGCCGCACTCGGCCGCGCCGCTGGAACAGCTGGTGCGGGAAGCGGTGGAGGGCTGCCAGAACGAAACAGAAGGCGACATTCTTGTTTTTCTGCCCGGGGCCGCCGAGATCCGCCGCTGTCTGGAAACGCTGTCGGCGCGGACCATCGCCCGTGAGGCCGACGTGCTGCCCCTCCATGGCGACCTGCCGCCGGAACAGCAGGACCGGGCGGTGCGGCCGTCGGTGCGGCGCCGCGTTGTGCTTGCCACCAACATTGCCGAGTCGAGCGTGACGATTCCGGGCGTGCGCGCGGTGGTGGACTCCGGACTCGCGCGGATCCCCTCGGATTCGCCCTGGAGCGGTCTGCCGCGGCTCGAGCTGCGGCGCATCAGCCGCGCGTCGGCCATTCAGCGCGCCGGCCGCGCCGCGCGCACCGGGCCGGGCGTCGCCGTGCGGCTGTACCCGCAGGACGATTTCCTGCGCCGCCCGGAGCAGGACACGCCGGAGATCCTCCGCCGCGAACTGTCGCAGGTCCTGCTGCATCTGCATGCGGCCGGCGTGCGCGATCCGCTGGAAGTCGAATGGATGACGCCACCGCCTCGCGAGTCCGTGGCCGCCGCGGAAGAACTGCTGCGGCGCCTGGACGCGCTGGACCCGCAGGGGCGGCTCACGGATTTCGGCCGGCGGCTGGCGCGGCTGCCGCTGCATCCGAGGCTGGCCGCACTGGTGGAGCGCGGCGGCGCGCCAGCCATCCGCCTGGCGGCGGAGCTTTCCTCGGCGCATCCGGCACAGACGGCGCAGATCGAACGGCAGTTGCGCGGGGTCGCATCCGCGCGCCCGTCGGCGGCGCTGGAAGAGTCTGTTCTGCGGGCCTTCCCGGACCGCGTGGCGCGGCGCCGGCGCGGGCGCGAACTGCAATTGTCCAGCGGCGGCTCCGCCCTGCTGGCCGCCGATGCGGGCGTCGAAAAGGAAGATTTCCTTGTGGCGCTTGAGACCGAGGAGCGGCCCGAGCGCGGCCTGCCGGTGGTGCGGCGCGCCGTGGGGATCGAGCCGGAGCTGCTGGTGGACGTGTTCCCGGACAGGCTGCGCGAGCAGCGCACGCTCGAATGGAACCGCGAGGCCGGACGCGTCGAAGAAGTGTGGAGGCTGATGTATGACGCGCTGGTGGTGGAAGAGTCCCGCCGGCACGAGCCGGACCCGGACGAGGCGGCGGCACTGCTCTCGCAAAAGGCGCTGGAAGCGGGGATCGAGCGGTTCGCCGACGTGGAGGCGCTGGAAGAACTGCGGCGGCGGATCCGCTTCGCCGGGCTTCCGGAGCCGGACCTCGCCGAAGTGCTGCGCGGGCTCTGCCGCGGGCTGCGGTCCTTCGATGAGCTGCGGGGCGCCGCCGGCGCCGGCGGACTGGAGGCAGCGATGAAGGCATCGCTCGGCGCGCGCGCCGCCGAGCTGGAGCGGCTCGCGCCGGAATGGCTGCGGCTGCCTTCGGGACGGCGCGTGCGAGTGCGCTATCCCGATGGGGCGCCGCCCTATGTCGCCTCGCGCCTCCAGGACTTCTTCGGCATGACCGAGACGCCGCGCATCGGGCCGCAGCAGACGCCGCTGGTGGTGCATCTGCTGGCGCCGAACCAGCGCCCGGTGCAGGTGACGCAGGACCTGGGCGGGTTCTGGCAACGGCTGTACCCGCAGGTGCGGCGTGAGCTGATGCGGCGCTACCCGAAACATTCCTGGCCGGAATTGTAG
- the truA gene encoding tRNA pseudouridine synthase A yields the protein MRRIRILVAYDGTEFHGWQVQPGLPTVQGWLEKVVSEIEGAPVKVHGSGRTDAGVHALGQVAAFSLNNRIPCANLRRAMNRLLPSAIRVLHVEEAPPDFHPRYHARSKTYEYRIWRGEICPPMRRLYLCHFPYPLDEERMIELAPLFEGEHDFSAFAAADERDALGKSKVRTIFESRLWREGEELVYRVRGSGFLKHMVRMMVGTLVEAGKGNLERKDVEARLAPGFAGKAGPAMPASGLCLMSVEYET from the coding sequence ATGCGGCGGATCCGCATTCTCGTCGCTTACGACGGCACGGAGTTTCACGGCTGGCAAGTGCAGCCCGGCCTTCCCACCGTCCAGGGCTGGCTTGAAAAAGTGGTTTCGGAGATCGAGGGCGCGCCCGTAAAGGTTCATGGCAGCGGGCGCACCGATGCGGGCGTGCACGCGTTGGGGCAGGTGGCGGCCTTTTCGCTGAACAACCGCATCCCGTGCGCGAACCTGCGCCGGGCGATGAACCGGCTGCTGCCGTCGGCGATCCGAGTGCTCCATGTCGAGGAGGCGCCGCCCGATTTCCACCCGCGTTACCACGCCCGCAGCAAGACCTATGAATACCGCATCTGGCGCGGAGAGATCTGTCCGCCGATGCGGCGCCTCTATCTCTGCCACTTTCCTTACCCGCTCGACGAAGAGCGGATGATCGAGCTGGCGCCGCTGTTTGAAGGCGAACACGATTTTTCGGCGTTCGCCGCCGCCGACGAGCGGGACGCGCTGGGCAAATCAAAGGTGCGGACCATCTTCGAGTCGCGGCTGTGGCGCGAGGGCGAAGAGCTCGTCTACCGCGTCCGCGGCAGCGGTTTCCTGAAACACATGGTCCGGATGATGGTGGGGACGCTGGTGGAAGCGGGCAAGGGGAACCTGGAACGGAAAGATGTGGAGGCGCGGCTCGCACCCGGCTTTGCGGGCAAGGCGGGGCCGGCGATGCCGGCCAGCGGGCTGTGCCTGATGAGCGTGGAGTACGAGACATGA
- the xloA gene encoding glycosyl hydrolase — protein MSRKWFLLLLVGIGVLPLASQPARRRAAPAAGPEARIESLLRQMTLEEKVGQMTQVTIDVVSVPNAVGRNHRLDPQKLEEAILKWKVGSILNVNGEAYTVEHWHEILNAIQDVVEKSRLKIPVLYGIDSIHGATYTLGSVLFPNAISAAATWNVDLVKRSAEISAYQTRASGIPWAFYPVMDIGRQPLWPRFWETFGEDVYLASRLGVAYVEGLQGKDMAARDRVAACVKHYAGYSMPFNGKDRTPAILDERTLRQVILPPYEAAVRAGAPTVMVNSGEISGVPGHANSWLLNDVLKKEWGFRGLVVSDWEDIKRLHTRDRVAPTPKDAVCMAVNAGVDMSMVPYDYSFAELLPQCVKEGKVTMARIDDAVRRILRVKMQVGLFDHPRPDPAMKAEFDKPEFHQANLQAAREALVLLKNDGLLPLAKGRRVLVTGPNADLLSVLNGGWSLTWQGNKEELFPKDKPTILKAIRELNGAANTQYVRGVTWDRATDFDAAVQAADTADVIVAVMGEPTYCETPGNIEDLALPEVQIRFIEALASRGKPIVTVLVGGRPRVLRTITKNSKAILWAGLPGNEGGRAVAEVLFGEVNPSGKLPFSYPRNVNGFTTYDYKPAENTHDNPTGWEFPFGHGLSYTTFSYSGLKLSSNVMPRTGSITVSVKVKNTGPRTGKEVVQLYVSDLYRQVTPPNRELKGFQKIELTPGEEKTVEFQLAARDLAFVGLNNRWTLEPGEYKVQIANLTDGFTLR, from the coding sequence ATGTCCCGGAAATGGTTTCTCTTGCTCCTCGTCGGAATCGGCGTGCTTCCTCTGGCCAGCCAGCCGGCCCGCCGGCGCGCGGCGCCGGCCGCGGGTCCGGAAGCGCGCATCGAAAGTCTGCTCCGGCAGATGACGCTGGAAGAGAAGGTCGGCCAGATGACGCAGGTCACCATCGACGTCGTCTCCGTGCCCAACGCGGTTGGCCGCAATCACCGGCTGGATCCGCAGAAACTCGAGGAAGCCATCCTCAAGTGGAAGGTCGGTTCGATCCTCAACGTCAACGGCGAGGCCTACACGGTCGAACACTGGCACGAGATTCTCAACGCCATCCAGGACGTCGTTGAGAAATCCCGGCTGAAGATTCCGGTGCTGTATGGCATCGACTCGATCCACGGCGCCACTTACACGCTGGGTTCGGTGCTGTTCCCGAACGCGATTTCCGCCGCGGCCACCTGGAACGTGGACCTGGTGAAGCGCTCCGCCGAAATTTCGGCCTATCAGACCCGCGCTTCCGGCATCCCGTGGGCGTTTTACCCGGTGATGGACATCGGCCGGCAGCCTCTGTGGCCGCGGTTCTGGGAGACGTTTGGCGAGGACGTCTACCTGGCCTCGCGGCTCGGCGTGGCCTATGTGGAAGGGCTCCAGGGCAAGGACATGGCGGCGCGCGACCGCGTGGCCGCCTGCGTCAAGCACTATGCCGGCTACTCGATGCCGTTCAACGGCAAGGACCGCACGCCGGCCATCCTCGACGAGCGCACGCTCCGGCAGGTGATCCTCCCGCCGTATGAGGCGGCGGTGCGCGCCGGCGCGCCCACGGTGATGGTGAACTCGGGCGAGATCAGCGGCGTGCCCGGCCACGCCAACTCCTGGCTGCTGAACGACGTACTCAAGAAAGAGTGGGGCTTCCGCGGCCTGGTCGTCAGCGACTGGGAGGACATCAAGCGGCTGCACACGCGCGACCGCGTCGCCCCGACGCCCAAAGACGCCGTCTGCATGGCGGTGAATGCCGGGGTCGACATGAGCATGGTGCCCTACGACTACAGCTTTGCCGAGCTGCTGCCGCAGTGCGTCAAGGAGGGCAAGGTGACCATGGCGCGCATCGACGATGCGGTGCGGCGCATCCTCCGCGTGAAGATGCAGGTGGGCCTGTTTGACCATCCGCGGCCCGACCCGGCGATGAAGGCGGAATTCGACAAACCCGAATTCCACCAGGCCAACCTGCAGGCGGCGCGCGAGGCGCTGGTGCTGCTCAAGAACGACGGCCTGCTGCCGCTGGCCAAAGGGCGCCGCGTGCTCGTCACCGGGCCGAACGCCGACCTGCTGAGCGTGCTCAACGGCGGATGGTCGCTCACCTGGCAGGGCAACAAGGAAGAGTTGTTCCCGAAGGACAAACCGACCATCCTGAAGGCGATCCGCGAGCTCAATGGCGCGGCCAACACGCAGTATGTGAGGGGCGTCACCTGGGACAGGGCAACGGACTTCGACGCGGCCGTGCAGGCCGCCGATACTGCCGATGTTATCGTCGCCGTGATGGGCGAGCCCACCTACTGCGAGACGCCGGGCAACATCGAGGACCTGGCGCTGCCGGAGGTGCAGATCCGGTTCATCGAGGCGCTGGCGTCGCGCGGCAAGCCGATTGTGACGGTGCTGGTGGGCGGGCGGCCCCGCGTACTGCGCACGATCACGAAGAACTCCAAAGCCATCCTGTGGGCCGGCCTGCCTGGCAACGAAGGCGGCCGCGCCGTGGCCGAGGTGCTGTTCGGCGAGGTCAACCCCAGCGGCAAGTTGCCGTTCAGCTATCCGCGGAATGTGAACGGCTTCACCACCTACGACTACAAGCCGGCGGAAAACACGCATGACAATCCCACCGGCTGGGAGTTTCCCTTCGGCCACGGCCTCAGCTACACGACGTTTTCCTACAGCGGCCTGAAGCTGAGCTCGAACGTGATGCCGCGCACCGGCAGCATCACTGTTTCGGTCAAGGTGAAGAACACCGGCCCGCGCACGGGCAAGGAGGTGGTCCAGCTCTACGTGAGCGACCTTTACCGGCAGGTCACTCCGCCCAACCGGGAGCTGAAGGGCTTCCAGAAGATCGAACTCACGCCGGGAGAAGAAAAGACGGTTGAGTTCCAGCTCGCCGCCAGGGACCTGGCTTTCGTCGGGCTGAACAACCGGTGGACGCTCGAGCCCGGCGAGTATAAAGTGCAAATTGCGAATCTGACCGACGGGTTCACGCTGCGCTGA
- a CDS encoding alanine--glyoxylate aminotransferase — MSRPIVGHLDPYFFQINEEIRAGLNACFGTKNEFTMVISGTGSAGMECAVANFVEPGCTVAVFANGYFSDRITEMARRHGARVERLEKPWGRIYTDGEAREFIHAVRPQVVAYVHAETSTGAHQPGAAICRAAHEEGALVIADCVTSLGGMPVLVDETGIDIAYSGTQKALGAPPGLAPITCSPRAVEYLRRRKSPPATWYLDLKLLLDYYESAHRYHHTAPISMFYALREALAIIGEEGVENRWARHRRNHERFVAGLAELGIRMHVAEGERLWTLNTACVPEGINDANVRRRLMDSHGIEIAGGFGPLAGRVWRIGTMGYGSTEENVDLLLDALREALRAEGWEG; from the coding sequence ATGAGCCGGCCCATTGTCGGCCATCTCGACCCGTATTTCTTCCAGATCAACGAAGAAATCCGCGCCGGCTTAAATGCCTGTTTCGGAACGAAAAACGAATTTACCATGGTGATTTCCGGCACCGGCAGCGCCGGAATGGAATGCGCCGTGGCGAATTTCGTCGAGCCCGGCTGCACTGTCGCCGTCTTCGCCAACGGGTATTTTAGCGACCGAATCACCGAGATGGCGCGCCGCCACGGCGCCCGGGTCGAGCGTCTGGAAAAACCCTGGGGCCGCATCTATACGGACGGCGAGGCCCGGGAGTTCATCCATGCGGTGCGCCCGCAGGTGGTCGCCTACGTCCACGCCGAGACCAGCACCGGCGCGCACCAGCCGGGCGCGGCCATCTGCCGGGCCGCGCACGAAGAGGGCGCGCTGGTGATCGCCGACTGCGTCACCAGCCTCGGAGGGATGCCCGTGCTGGTGGACGAAACGGGCATCGACATCGCATACAGCGGCACGCAGAAAGCCCTGGGCGCGCCGCCGGGCCTGGCGCCCATTACCTGTTCGCCGCGCGCCGTCGAGTATCTGCGGCGGCGGAAATCGCCGCCCGCCACCTGGTATCTCGACCTGAAATTGCTGCTCGACTATTACGAAAGCGCGCACCGTTATCATCACACGGCGCCAATTTCCATGTTCTACGCCCTGCGGGAAGCGCTGGCAATCATCGGGGAAGAGGGCGTGGAAAACCGCTGGGCGCGGCACCGCCGCAATCACGAGCGCTTTGTCGCCGGGCTGGCCGAATTGGGCATTCGCATGCATGTGGCCGAAGGCGAGCGGCTCTGGACGCTGAATACGGCGTGCGTGCCCGAAGGCATCAACGATGCCAATGTCCGCCGGCGTCTGATGGATTCCCACGGAATCGAGATCGCCGGCGGCTTCGGCCCGCTGGCCGGCAGGGTGTGGCGCATCGGCACCATGGGCTACGGCTCGACGGAAGAGAACGTCGACCTGTTGCTCGACGCCCTTCGCGAAGCGCTCCGGGCCGAAGGCTGGGAGGGCTGA